From the Methanobacterium spitsbergense genome, one window contains:
- a CDS encoding TIGR04165 family Cys-rich peptide, whose product MKAEQLNQKCPECGCTDKHISRKRNTGTNDEAFYIPHVPQGTIGIIRCSECRHIFEYCTDEECLVEIKKIDFNKK is encoded by the coding sequence ATGAAAGCTGAACAATTAAATCAAAAATGTCCTGAATGTGGATGTACTGATAAGCATATATCCCGAAAGAGAAACACTGGAACTAATGATGAAGCATTTTACATACCACATGTACCTCAGGGAACAATAGGAATAATTCGCTGTAGTGAATGTCGACATATATTTGAATACTGTACAGATGAAGAATGTCTTGTTGAAATTAAAAAAATAGATTTTAACAAGAAGTAG